Proteins from a single region of Spartobacteria bacterium:
- a CDS encoding response regulator, whose protein sequence is MQTKRILLVDDDVQDVELALTSLQEQHLANRVDVARDGVEALDYLYCREAFAHRRSGNPIVIFLDLKMPKMNGREVLQQIKTDPKLKSIPVVVLTSSREEQDLVDSYEHSANAYVVKPVAFDDFTDIVKRLGLFWVLTNEVPSSN, encoded by the coding sequence ATGCAGACAAAACGAATCCTGCTAGTTGATGACGACGTACAAGATGTCGAACTTGCATTGACGTCACTGCAAGAACAGCATCTGGCAAACCGTGTTGATGTAGCTAGAGACGGCGTAGAAGCATTGGACTATCTTTATTGCCGCGAAGCCTTTGCGCATAGACGCTCTGGAAATCCTATCGTCATTTTCCTTGATCTCAAGATGCCGAAAATGAACGGACGGGAAGTCCTTCAGCAGATCAAAACCGATCCAAAATTGAAAAGCATCCCTGTGGTAGTGCTCACCTCTTCCCGCGAAGAACAGGATCTTGTCGACAGTTATGAACACAGTGCCAATGCCTATGTGGTTAAACCCGTCGCTTTTGACGATTTCACAGATATCGTTAAGCGCCTGGGCCTTTTCTGGGTACTTACGAATGAAGTACCGTCCAGTAATTAG
- a CDS encoding DUF1294 domain-containing protein: MDGVIVKFNGGRGFGFIRSTALKDDLFVHISAVKNRERLRVGQRVQFDVVTTERGLAASNVVPGSKQKKPSYIYGMTALICVAALTAGLIFSGLGRILSYLIAINVMTLVFYGYDKLIAGKKVVRIPEWILHGMAFAGGSPAAFAGQKIFRHKTIKRSFQIVYWLIVMVQAGLLVYLYGWKG, translated from the coding sequence ATGGATGGAGTCATTGTAAAGTTCAATGGCGGGCGTGGATTTGGTTTTATTCGCTCAACCGCTCTCAAAGATGATTTATTTGTGCATATCAGTGCTGTGAAAAACCGGGAGCGGTTACGTGTCGGTCAACGGGTTCAGTTTGATGTGGTGACGACGGAGCGCGGTTTGGCTGCAAGCAACGTGGTGCCGGGATCGAAGCAGAAAAAACCGAGTTATATCTATGGAATGACGGCACTGATTTGCGTGGCGGCTTTGACTGCGGGGCTTATTTTCAGCGGGTTGGGGCGGATTCTTTCCTATCTGATTGCGATCAATGTAATGACGCTGGTCTTTTACGGCTATGACAAACTCATTGCAGGAAAGAAGGTTGTGCGGATTCCTGAATGGATACTGCACGGCATGGCCTTTGCGGGCGGATCGCCGGCCGCCTTTGCAGGGCAGAAGATCTTCCGGCACAAGACGATTAAGCGTTCTTTTCAGATTGTTTATTGGTTGATCGTGATGGTGCAGGCGGGCCTGCTTGTCTATCTTTATGGATGGAAAGGCTGA
- a CDS encoding adenylosuccinate synthase: MPNTVLVGSQWGDEGKGKIIDVLTRKADWIVRCQGGNNAGHTVEVDGVKYVLHLIPSGILHSDKMCIIGNGVVIDMMGLRDELNGLIERGTNPEGRLFISDRANMVIPGHRALDAAQEQKRSKKGKIGTTGRGIGPGYTDKVARNGLRICDAMEPDFEQRLCDRLEEMNEQIVWLGGTPLDARAETDKYMEAVHALRPYFADTVTMLHEAMAKDVNVLFEGAQGNMLDVDFGTYPYVTSSNTTAGGACTGAGVGPNQIDHVVGVLKAYTTRVGEGPFPTELLDDDGETLRAVGHEFGATTGRPRRCGWFDVVIARYAVQLNGIDTWALTKLDVLDDFDTIRICVAYEVDGERTEAVPANVDRLSRCKPVYEEWEGWKSSTVGIRDFALLPEKAKKYIARLEELTGAKVGILSVGPGRESTMEL; this comes from the coding sequence ATGCCAAATACGGTGTTAGTCGGATCCCAGTGGGGAGACGAAGGTAAAGGTAAAATTATCGATGTGTTAACGCGCAAAGCAGATTGGATTGTGCGTTGTCAGGGTGGCAATAATGCCGGACATACCGTGGAAGTGGATGGCGTCAAATATGTACTTCATTTGATTCCGTCGGGTATTTTACACAGCGACAAGATGTGCATCATTGGCAATGGCGTGGTCATTGATATGATGGGGCTGCGCGACGAACTGAACGGATTGATCGAACGGGGGACGAATCCGGAAGGGCGTTTATTTATCAGTGATCGTGCGAATATGGTGATTCCCGGCCATCGTGCACTGGATGCGGCTCAGGAACAGAAGCGCAGCAAAAAAGGGAAAATCGGCACCACAGGCCGGGGTATCGGTCCGGGGTACACCGACAAAGTGGCCCGTAACGGACTGCGCATCTGCGATGCCATGGAACCGGATTTTGAGCAGCGGTTATGTGATCGCCTGGAAGAAATGAACGAACAGATTGTTTGGTTAGGCGGTACGCCGCTGGATGCCAGGGCCGAGACGGATAAATATATGGAAGCGGTTCATGCGCTTCGTCCGTATTTTGCCGATACGGTGACCATGCTGCATGAAGCCATGGCGAAAGACGTTAATGTCCTCTTTGAGGGGGCTCAGGGCAATATGCTGGATGTGGATTTTGGTACGTATCCCTATGTCACGTCGTCGAATACCACGGCGGGCGGTGCATGCACCGGTGCGGGAGTTGGACCCAATCAGATTGATCACGTGGTCGGTGTGCTCAAGGCATATACAACGCGTGTGGGCGAAGGGCCGTTTCCTACAGAGCTGCTGGATGACGACGGCGAAACCTTGCGTGCCGTGGGGCACGAATTTGGTGCAACCACGGGCCGACCGCGCCGCTGCGGCTGGTTTGATGTGGTGATTGCCCGCTATGCGGTGCAGCTCAACGGCATTGATACCTGGGCTTTGACCAAACTGGATGTATTGGACGATTTTGATACCATTCGCATTTGCGTCGCTTATGAAGTCGATGGCGAACGCACCGAAGCGGTTCCGGCCAATGTGGATCGTCTGTCGCGATGCAAACCCGTTTATGAAGAGTGGGAAGGGTGGAAGAGCTCTACCGTCGGTATTCGTGATTTTGCGCTACTGCCGGAGAAGGCCAAGAAATATATTGCACGACTGGAAGAACTTACCGGTGCCAAGGTGGGTATTTTGTCGGTGGGACCGGGTCGCGAAAGCACTATGGAGCTGTGA
- a CDS encoding LacI family transcriptional regulator, whose translation MQHEKKVTIKDIAQECGVSLSTVSLVLNNNPRISDATRQKVLDAVRKNDYQPNNSARGLASRSSLTISVVVPHLGHVFADVYFGEIISGIYEEASANNYKVLLDIANHKFIQTEEYMSILRSRRADGMLFIGSKIGDEFPFKLENSPYPFLLVNHMFPESNLNYITVDYADSARKAAEHLLGLGHRHIGLIEGCTTHSGLLFSKTFMKCCAETGVARDQIHTYDGGQGWNLEGGFLAAQSLLDDHPEITCIMAGNDRMAIGAISYLKKIGKRVPEDISVMGVDDIHAAAFSTPGLTTIWHDLYQLGKMSFARLLAMHRGQINSCAETLPVTLIERASTAPAPQPQV comes from the coding sequence ATGCAACATGAAAAAAAAGTTACGATTAAGGATATTGCTCAGGAATGCGGCGTATCACTCAGTACCGTTTCACTTGTTCTGAACAACAATCCGCGTATCAGCGATGCGACACGGCAAAAAGTATTGGATGCGGTACGGAAAAACGATTATCAGCCAAATAACAGTGCACGTGGACTGGCCTCGCGTTCCAGCCTGACAATCAGCGTGGTCGTCCCCCATCTGGGTCATGTTTTTGCCGATGTTTATTTCGGTGAAATCATTTCCGGCATCTACGAAGAAGCGTCAGCAAACAACTATAAAGTCCTTCTGGACATCGCAAACCATAAATTTATCCAGACAGAAGAATATATGAGCATCCTGCGCTCGCGCCGTGCCGACGGCATGCTGTTTATCGGGTCAAAAATCGGCGATGAATTTCCTTTTAAACTGGAAAACAGCCCTTACCCCTTCCTCTTAGTCAACCACATGTTCCCTGAATCCAATCTTAATTATATTACGGTGGACTACGCCGACTCAGCACGCAAAGCGGCTGAACATCTACTGGGATTGGGTCATCGTCATATTGGACTGATTGAAGGATGCACTACCCACTCGGGGTTGCTTTTCAGCAAGACATTCATGAAGTGCTGTGCAGAAACAGGCGTAGCCAGAGATCAAATTCATACCTACGATGGCGGCCAGGGATGGAATCTCGAAGGCGGATTTCTTGCCGCGCAGTCACTGCTGGACGACCACCCTGAAATCACATGTATTATGGCCGGCAATGATCGAATGGCCATAGGGGCAATCAGCTATTTAAAGAAAATCGGCAAACGGGTTCCTGAGGATATATCGGTTATGGGTGTCGATGATATTCACGCTGCCGCCTTTTCCACACCGGGGTTGACCACGATCTGGCATGATTTGTATCAGCTGGGGAAAATGAGTTTTGCAAGACTGCTGGCCATGCACCGAGGCCAGATTAATTCCTGTGCAGAGACACTGCCCGTGACATTGATTGAACGTGCATCCACCGCGCCCGCCCCGCAGCCGCAGGTTTAA
- a CDS encoding glycosyltransferase family 1 protein, whose amino-acid sequence MKVAVGMEHYDAEKGGAERYNTRFAAWLRQRGHHVDVYAAHQKGPGQGVSVWNSSSSGRRVDPIAFARWFRAAVSHADYDIIQAFNHVWPGDVLMLHGGVHLGFEASNAQSGLSAMDRFLKCLTYKAAQKYRRLRENERYQFSDTHCRFVAVSEKVAEDMRFYYPQSKDRIDVIYPGFDVARFLDAPRASVKKWPCSDLLFVSHNFRLKGLHILLKSLPSLIQNGWKGALTVAGSGHPGFYERMAVRLGVRSHVHFVGGAADMRALYRNSTVLVHPSFYDSFGGVCLEAMMFGMPVVMSHQCGVSRLVQNAAVQCINMPCTPEILAAAMQRACDPDFLARAADENQKTASQWTYERSFLALEQVYHMRKEER is encoded by the coding sequence ATGAAAGTCGCCGTAGGGATGGAGCATTATGATGCCGAAAAAGGCGGAGCAGAACGGTATAATACACGTTTTGCAGCATGGCTGCGTCAGCGTGGACATCATGTGGATGTTTACGCAGCCCATCAGAAGGGGCCTGGTCAGGGAGTGTCTGTTTGGAACTCATCCTCATCTGGGCGGCGGGTGGATCCCATTGCGTTTGCACGATGGTTCCGTGCTGCGGTGTCCCATGCGGATTACGACATCATTCAGGCGTTTAATCATGTCTGGCCGGGTGATGTACTCATGCTGCACGGAGGGGTACATCTTGGATTTGAAGCAAGCAATGCCCAAAGCGGCCTTTCCGCGATGGATCGTTTTTTGAAATGTCTGACCTATAAGGCGGCACAAAAATATCGTCGTTTACGGGAAAATGAACGGTACCAGTTTAGCGATACACACTGCCGATTTGTGGCGGTCTCCGAAAAGGTTGCCGAGGATATGCGTTTTTACTATCCGCAGTCGAAGGATCGTATTGATGTTATTTACCCCGGGTTTGATGTGGCCCGGTTTCTGGATGCACCGAGAGCTTCGGTAAAAAAATGGCCGTGTTCTGATCTCCTTTTTGTTTCCCATAATTTTCGTTTAAAAGGACTGCATATTCTATTGAAATCCCTGCCATCATTGATTCAAAACGGATGGAAAGGAGCTCTGACTGTGGCGGGCAGCGGCCATCCCGGGTTCTATGAACGGATGGCGGTGCGGTTAGGCGTGCGCAGCCACGTTCATTTTGTCGGCGGTGCGGCAGATATGCGGGCATTATATCGCAACAGCACGGTGCTGGTGCATCCCAGTTTTTACGATTCCTTTGGCGGGGTCTGCCTGGAGGCCATGATGTTTGGTATGCCGGTGGTGATGTCACACCAATGCGGTGTTTCCCGTCTTGTACAAAACGCCGCAGTGCAGTGCATCAATATGCCCTGCACGCCCGAAATACTGGCCGCCGCGATGCAGCGGGCCTGCGATCCTGATTTCTTAGCCCGCGCGGCGGATGAAAATCAAAAAACCGCATCACAATGGACCTATGAACGCAGTTTTCTGGCTCTGGAGCAGGTGTATCATATGCGGAAGGAAGAAAGATGA
- a CDS encoding polymer-forming cytoskeletal protein, which translates to MDNTNSDKTIIGENITINGTIKSNEAIHIDGALEGDLICHSDATIGESARIKGNVEVDSVIIEGEVHGNITAADKVALRPTAKVYGDIKAKRLSVDDGVTVVGHVEVNPAKDMVPEQDIKRPKSLNMPPLRPNQSGATEPQDAENPPEEEKKRIFITL; encoded by the coding sequence ATGGACAATACAAATTCCGACAAAACAATTATCGGTGAAAACATCACCATCAATGGAACGATTAAAAGTAACGAAGCGATTCATATTGATGGCGCCCTGGAAGGTGATCTGATTTGTCATTCCGATGCCACCATCGGCGAAAGCGCCCGCATCAAAGGCAATGTGGAAGTGGATTCGGTCATCATTGAGGGCGAAGTACATGGCAACATCACGGCGGCGGATAAAGTGGCATTACGTCCAACAGCCAAAGTATATGGTGATATCAAGGCCAAACGCCTGTCTGTAGATGACGGGGTTACCGTTGTCGGGCACGTCGAAGTAAATCCTGCGAAGGATATGGTTCCGGAACAGGATATCAAACGGCCCAAGTCATTGAACATGCCGCCGTTGCGCCCAAATCAAAGTGGAGCTACCGAACCTCAGGATGCAGAAAACCCGCCCGAAGAAGAAAAAAAACGTATTTTCATTACCCTGTAA
- a CDS encoding class I SAM-dependent RNA methyltransferase, with the protein MSFHYQDYGRYVAQVSTGLEELAAGELQQLGATRIQPGFRVVECEIEANRLLGLVYQSRLVQRILAPLAVFDCHSERYLYKRIVELDWASIFEGRRNLTFSVVAHVSKSDIRSANFAALRVKDAVVDALRDATGERPDVDTKNPDVIIHLHLDARKASLSYDLTGCSLHKRGYRIESVAAPLQETLAAAMIAFSGWDGISTPLIDPMCGSGTILCEALMKAAHIPAGYLRTSEAFRYLPDYDDAHWKETKTALDAAIKPIPSGLISGSDIQYDAVDAALINLECLPCHQQVAVSQRDFHAHKGLADGLIVTNPPYGIRLETGRADVLIHDLGDFMKQKCPGSKAFLFLGDRALLKQVGLRTCRRMAASNGGLDGVVAGYELFAGSRKKRDTPDAVQPE; encoded by the coding sequence ATGAGTTTTCATTATCAGGATTACGGGCGCTATGTCGCTCAGGTATCCACCGGCCTGGAAGAGCTGGCGGCAGGCGAACTGCAACAGCTGGGTGCAACACGCATTCAGCCGGGTTTTCGCGTGGTAGAATGTGAGATCGAAGCCAACCGGCTGCTGGGTCTGGTCTATCAGTCCCGTCTGGTTCAGCGCATTCTTGCGCCGCTCGCCGTTTTTGACTGCCATTCCGAGCGGTATCTGTACAAACGGATTGTTGAGCTGGACTGGGCGTCTATTTTTGAGGGACGTCGCAACTTAACGTTTTCTGTTGTAGCCCACGTCTCCAAATCGGATATACGCAGTGCCAATTTTGCGGCGTTACGCGTGAAAGATGCTGTGGTGGATGCCCTGCGTGATGCAACCGGCGAACGACCTGACGTGGATACCAAGAATCCGGATGTGATTATTCATCTGCATCTGGATGCCCGGAAAGCGTCTTTATCCTACGATCTGACCGGCTGTTCACTGCATAAACGCGGATACCGGATCGAATCGGTGGCCGCGCCGCTTCAGGAAACACTGGCTGCGGCCATGATCGCCTTTTCCGGATGGGACGGGATCTCTACGCCATTGATCGATCCCATGTGCGGCAGTGGAACCATTTTATGCGAAGCATTAATGAAGGCGGCGCATATTCCGGCCGGCTATTTGCGTACCTCAGAGGCCTTTCGTTATTTACCCGATTACGATGATGCACATTGGAAGGAAACCAAAACGGCACTGGACGCAGCCATCAAACCCATACCCAGCGGTCTCATTTCCGGATCAGATATTCAGTATGACGCCGTAGATGCGGCGCTGATTAATCTGGAATGCCTGCCGTGTCATCAACAGGTTGCTGTGTCGCAACGAGATTTTCATGCCCATAAGGGACTCGCCGACGGTCTGATTGTCACCAATCCGCCTTACGGGATACGGCTGGAGACGGGACGCGCCGACGTGCTGATCCATGATCTGGGCGATTTCATGAAACAGAAATGCCCCGGTTCGAAAGCCTTCCTGTTTCTAGGAGACAGGGCACTGCTCAAGCAGGTGGGACTGCGCACCTGTCGACGTATGGCCGCATCCAATGGTGGTCTCGACGGGGTCGTGGCGGGCTATGAACTGTTCGCCGGATCGCGCAAAAAACGGGACACCCCGGATGCCGTCCAACCTGAATGA
- a CDS encoding PaaI family thioesterase, which yields MACDPLKDRFAQSMGMQIVARRDEYAKVQMTPLPEHLNGADIVHGGVIFSLADYAFALAANTASHTGLSIQASIHFVKVVYAGTLTAEACRVDSGNSKTGSYEVKVQDADGNITAVYQGLAWFKKPQA from the coding sequence ATGGCATGTGACCCCTTAAAAGACCGCTTTGCACAGTCCATGGGAATGCAGATTGTTGCGCGTCGCGACGAATACGCCAAAGTTCAAATGACTCCCCTGCCCGAGCATTTGAACGGGGCAGACATTGTTCATGGCGGAGTCATCTTTTCACTGGCTGATTATGCCTTTGCTTTGGCAGCCAATACCGCATCGCATACCGGTTTATCCATTCAGGCATCCATTCATTTTGTCAAAGTGGTGTACGCAGGCACTCTGACCGCTGAAGCGTGCAGAGTGGATTCTGGGAACAGCAAAACAGGCAGTTATGAAGTCAAGGTGCAGGATGCCGACGGCAACATTACGGCGGTATATCAGGGGCTGGCCTGGTTTAAGAAACCGCAGGCCTGA
- a CDS encoding isoprenyl transferase yields the protein MGKDKVIPQHVAIIMDGNGRWAKQRGKSRIKGHEAGAESVRCVIRGCREAGVKYLTLYAFSVENWVRPEAEVRGLMKLLLRFLKKDEKDLHENGVRLRVTGRIQDLPAGVQKELNRVMDETRHYTNGQVIFALSYSGRAELVDAAKKMAEKIQNGTLKPEDITEQTLSNHMYLPDVPDPDFMIRTSGEQRLSNFLLWELAYAEFYFDPVYWPDFREAHFKKALDVYASRNRRFGDVE from the coding sequence ATGGGCAAGGACAAAGTGATTCCGCAGCACGTTGCTATTATTATGGATGGCAATGGTCGCTGGGCCAAACAACGTGGGAAATCGCGCATCAAAGGGCATGAAGCCGGTGCAGAAAGCGTTCGCTGCGTTATTCGGGGCTGTCGCGAGGCCGGAGTCAAATATTTGACACTGTATGCCTTTAGCGTGGAAAACTGGGTCCGTCCGGAAGCGGAAGTTCGCGGTTTAATGAAACTGCTGCTACGGTTTCTGAAGAAAGATGAAAAAGATCTGCATGAAAACGGGGTGCGTCTGCGCGTAACGGGTCGCATTCAGGATCTGCCGGCGGGAGTGCAGAAAGAACTCAATCGGGTCATGGACGAAACGCGTCACTACACCAACGGGCAGGTCATTTTTGCGTTAAGCTACAGCGGCCGCGCTGAACTGGTCGATGCAGCAAAAAAGATGGCGGAAAAGATACAGAACGGCACATTGAAGCCGGAAGATATTACGGAACAGACCTTGTCAAACCATATGTATCTGCCCGATGTTCCTGATCCCGATTTCATGATTCGTACCAGTGGCGAACAGCGGCTGAGCAATTTTCTTTTGTGGGAACTGGCCTATGCGGAATTCTATTTTGATCCGGTGTACTGGCCTGATTTTCGCGAAGCGCATTTTAAAAAAGCACTGGATGTCTATGCATCTCGTAATCGACGGTTTGGTGATGTGGAATAA
- a CDS encoding PAS domain S-box protein has translation MRCGHSNDPKNIIRAAPFSARRRMLLLIFIMVWLCLLVMGGMTFVLYRHAIATQRAILQVSVKSQARLIEAMARQYMATHSIADDGVSPERLLESILAQVIDAHQRYKGFGTTGEFTLARRNGDRLEFLFRHQSDEVDESQGITFSSALAEPMQQALKGNSGTLIGYDYSGQKVLAAYEPIAMLGLGIVEKIDVSELRAPFIQATRVGGLAALIFITLGITIFFQIGNPVVTRLEDYAHTLEKEIEKHKRTEQLLKSSERKLRLIIENSPVGICTLSKEGQFLSANTAYEKLLGYSENELKAYSFFQVMHPADSPQTASFFQHLAHTEGYGLKMEKHTIRKDGQPIDVAIHAVALCDNDEEYELGIAFVEDITDRKASDDKLAKHFGQLKQLVSDRERQLDTRVTEAELLNNALLNVMDDLQTSNRQLAATTRNLIATNKELDAFSYSVSHDLRAPLRHIDGFMRLLVNREKGALDETSARYLDTIAQSSQRMGQLIDNLLSFSRTGRQTMTMTTIDTRAVIREVIAGLSYLTTNRRIEWDMAPFPTVTADSGLLRQVWENLISNAIKYTKNCDVAQISIGIQDDSDANHADEMTFFIRDNGAGFDSRYTHKLFGVFQRLHRNDEFEGTGIGLAIVRRIIQRHGGRVWAESEEGKGAAFYFTLHKIKEHGHADKTNPAS, from the coding sequence ATGAGATGTGGCCATTCAAACGATCCGAAAAACATCATCCGGGCGGCACCCTTCAGTGCCCGCCGCAGAATGCTGTTGCTCATTTTCATTATGGTCTGGCTATGCCTGCTTGTGATGGGCGGCATGACCTTCGTTCTATACCGTCATGCGATCGCAACACAGCGGGCAATATTGCAGGTAAGTGTAAAAAGTCAGGCCCGCCTGATTGAGGCCATGGCGAGGCAGTACATGGCGACGCATTCAATAGCGGATGACGGGGTGTCACCCGAACGTCTGCTCGAATCGATCCTTGCGCAAGTTATTGATGCCCACCAGCGCTACAAGGGGTTTGGTACAACCGGTGAATTTACATTGGCGCGTCGGAACGGGGATCGGCTGGAGTTCTTATTCCGGCATCAAAGCGATGAAGTCGATGAATCACAGGGTATTACGTTCAGCTCCGCACTGGCAGAACCGATGCAGCAGGCCTTGAAAGGAAACAGCGGCACCCTGATCGGCTATGATTATAGCGGCCAAAAGGTGCTGGCGGCGTATGAACCGATCGCAATGCTTGGCTTGGGTATAGTGGAAAAAATTGATGTGAGTGAACTGCGTGCGCCGTTCATTCAGGCAACACGTGTCGGCGGGTTGGCAGCCCTGATATTTATCACATTGGGCATCACCATATTTTTCCAAATTGGAAATCCAGTGGTAACCCGCCTGGAAGACTACGCACATACATTGGAAAAAGAAATCGAGAAACATAAACGAACCGAACAGTTACTGAAATCCAGCGAGAGAAAACTGCGCCTCATCATCGAAAATTCCCCTGTTGGTATTTGCACGCTCAGTAAAGAAGGTCAGTTTCTTTCTGCAAACACGGCCTATGAAAAACTGCTGGGGTATTCAGAAAATGAGCTTAAGGCGTATTCATTCTTTCAAGTCATGCACCCGGCCGACAGTCCACAGACGGCTTCCTTTTTTCAGCATTTGGCACATACCGAAGGCTATGGCCTGAAAATGGAAAAGCACACCATTCGCAAAGATGGACAACCTATTGATGTGGCCATTCATGCCGTTGCTCTTTGCGATAACGACGAAGAATATGAATTGGGCATCGCTTTTGTCGAAGATATTACCGACCGCAAAGCCTCGGACGATAAGCTGGCGAAGCACTTTGGCCAGCTCAAACAGCTGGTCAGCGACCGGGAACGCCAACTGGATACCAGAGTGACCGAAGCAGAATTACTGAATAATGCCCTGCTTAATGTTATGGACGACTTACAGACCAGCAACCGGCAGCTCGCCGCAACCACCAGAAACCTGATTGCGACAAACAAGGAACTGGATGCGTTTTCCTATTCCGTGTCCCATGATTTAAGGGCTCCACTGCGACACATTGACGGATTTATGCGGCTCCTTGTAAACAGGGAAAAAGGTGCGCTGGATGAGACGTCTGCCCGTTATCTTGATACCATTGCCCAATCATCGCAGCGCATGGGACAGCTCATCGACAATTTGCTGTCGTTTTCCCGTACGGGAAGACAGACGATGACGATGACGACCATCGATACCCGTGCCGTAATTCGCGAGGTAATCGCCGGCCTCTCTTATTTGACAACGAATCGCAGGATTGAATGGGATATGGCCCCGTTCCCCACCGTAACAGCAGACAGCGGGCTGTTGCGTCAGGTCTGGGAAAATCTGATTTCCAACGCCATAAAATATACGAAAAACTGTGACGTTGCACAGATTAGTATAGGCATTCAGGATGACTCAGATGCGAATCATGCCGACGAGATGACCTTTTTTATACGTGACAATGGTGCCGGGTTTGATTCGCGCTATACCCACAAACTGTTTGGCGTTTTTCAGCGGCTGCATCGCAACGATGAATTTGAAGGAACTGGCATCGGTTTGGCTATTGTTCGCCGTATTATTCAGCGTCATGGAGGACGTGTCTGGGCCGAAAGCGAGGAAGGCAAAGGGGCGGCATTCTATTTTACATTGCACAAAATAAAGGAGCATGGCCATGCAGACAAAACGAATCCTGCTAGTTGA
- a CDS encoding GNAT family N-acetyltransferase: MDSIMNELLNCYCEGRRDLARLLQQDLEEAGVAADGSLHDILWSNAWESGDGFDIFFPSGHRWRNEVTGYPTADAEASLHVQDRGKWLRLQVTTNWVLPCCDYADFDAYFSAMSAKARKNLKYYDNVYNRKQIRIESIQNDDDMERFLTLFAWQWPQSAFVGKQKAWFLRVYRFLREKAWSEGYIVVDEDGRDAAACLGYYTARAFNLHLLCRQDSTLDKYSPGFYLTYWMVRKIMQERRVPAFIFGPGHFDYKERFLAQYLPVYRYEQKGWQNIAGCLRLINRARKQRKHPRR, translated from the coding sequence ATGGATTCAATAATGAATGAGTTACTGAACTGCTATTGCGAGGGCCGCAGGGACCTTGCCAGACTGCTTCAGCAGGATCTTGAAGAAGCGGGAGTCGCAGCCGACGGATCCCTGCACGATATTCTCTGGTCCAATGCCTGGGAATCAGGGGATGGATTTGATATCTTTTTCCCGTCGGGTCATCGCTGGCGCAACGAAGTGACCGGTTATCCCACAGCGGACGCAGAGGCGTCCCTTCATGTGCAGGATAGGGGGAAGTGGCTCCGTTTACAAGTGACCACCAACTGGGTGCTTCCCTGCTGCGACTATGCCGATTTCGATGCCTATTTTTCCGCGATGTCAGCCAAGGCACGAAAAAACTTGAAATACTACGACAATGTATACAATCGCAAACAAATCAGGATAGAATCCATACAGAATGATGACGATATGGAGCGATTTCTTACATTGTTTGCCTGGCAATGGCCTCAATCTGCATTTGTGGGAAAACAAAAAGCATGGTTTTTGCGGGTGTATCGCTTTTTGCGGGAAAAGGCATGGAGTGAAGGATATATCGTCGTGGACGAGGACGGTCGCGATGCCGCCGCATGTCTGGGCTATTATACGGCCCGTGCGTTCAATCTGCATTTGCTTTGCCGGCAGGACAGTACGCTGGATAAGTATTCGCCAGGGTTTTATCTGACCTACTGGATGGTGCGCAAAATAATGCAGGAGCGGCGTGTCCCTGCCTTTATTTTCGGTCCCGGTCATTTTGATTACAAGGAGCGTTTTCTGGCGCAATATCTGCCCGTATATCGCTATGAACAAAAAGGATGGCAAAACATAGCCGGCTGCCTGCGATTAATCAACCGCGCTCGAAAACAGCGGAAGCATCCACGCCGTTAA
- a CDS encoding exonuclease: MARYAAIDFETANRNPNSACSIGVVLVEDDVMVDSFYRLIRPPERHFEFTWVHGLTFRDVEQEPVFDVVWQDIMERMGTVDFLVAHNASFDAKVLRTCCELYACPFPEYPFLCSVKLSRKAFDIRKANLKVMCEMLDIQLNHHHAESDAQACARIMIEVSHRLDLAAFCPSLRRDDG, translated from the coding sequence ATGGCCCGATATGCAGCAATTGATTTTGAAACGGCAAATCGAAATCCAAACAGTGCCTGTTCTATTGGTGTTGTTTTGGTGGAAGATGACGTCATGGTCGACTCGTTTTATCGCCTGATTCGTCCACCCGAACGGCATTTTGAATTTACCTGGGTGCATGGTTTAACATTTCGTGATGTGGAACAGGAACCTGTTTTCGATGTGGTCTGGCAGGATATTATGGAGCGCATGGGAACGGTTGATTTTTTGGTGGCGCACAACGCATCGTTTGATGCAAAGGTGCTGCGTACATGTTGTGAGCTTTATGCCTGCCCGTTTCCAGAATACCCCTTTTTATGCAGCGTGAAACTCTCGCGCAAGGCCTTTGATATCCGCAAGGCCAATTTAAAGGTCATGTGTGAAATGCTTGATATTCAACTCAACCATCACCACGCCGAGTCAGATGCTCAGGCCTGTGCCCGCATTATGATTGAAGTGTCGCACCGACTGGATCTGGCTGCATTCTGTCCGTCATTACGCAGAGATGACGGGTAA